From a region of the Citricoccus muralis genome:
- a CDS encoding glycosyltransferase family 4 protein translates to MRVQLITHSYLPERTPPQRRWAAFVEAFRDAGWDVDVVVPQADPGHVPGGGQGSEASAGADGRRGTHGERVWRTWTVPALGATRDGRFLGHVVHALAAIPVALRAERPDVLVVTVPALPTVVAGWTLSKLRRTPLIVEMRDAWPDLARDSGVSTGLLSRLMEYLVTGTQRSADLVVTVTQGFAERLSERGIRRVEMVGNGVPLSRIEPVPARDREPGELNVLYLGNHGESQGLETVIQAAALVREGPERIAVRFVGSGTQRDALSVLNESLGAPVTMMDAVHGAGLRAQYAWADTCLVSLRPDWPSFDWTIPSKTYELLAVGRHVTGVVTGEAARVLVESGAASIVPADAASLAAHWRHLAARPESTKVDGRGRDWVHRHADLPELGRRFVGLARETVLRRGPRATAYNRH, encoded by the coding sequence ATGCGCGTCCAGCTGATCACGCATTCCTACCTGCCCGAACGGACCCCGCCCCAGCGGCGGTGGGCCGCCTTCGTCGAGGCGTTCCGCGACGCCGGCTGGGATGTCGACGTCGTCGTCCCGCAAGCCGATCCGGGTCACGTCCCCGGTGGGGGACAAGGGTCCGAGGCGTCGGCCGGTGCCGACGGCCGTCGGGGCACCCACGGGGAACGCGTCTGGCGGACCTGGACTGTCCCTGCCCTCGGTGCCACGCGTGACGGCCGGTTCCTCGGCCATGTCGTCCATGCACTGGCGGCTATTCCGGTGGCGTTGCGCGCCGAACGGCCCGATGTCCTGGTCGTCACCGTGCCGGCTCTGCCGACCGTCGTCGCCGGCTGGACCCTGTCCAAGCTCCGCCGGACCCCGTTGATCGTGGAGATGCGCGACGCATGGCCGGACCTGGCCCGGGACTCGGGGGTCTCCACCGGGTTACTGAGCCGGTTGATGGAGTACCTGGTCACCGGGACCCAGCGTTCGGCCGACCTCGTGGTGACGGTGACGCAGGGATTCGCCGAACGACTCTCCGAACGCGGCATCCGCAGGGTGGAGATGGTCGGGAACGGCGTCCCGTTGAGCCGCATCGAACCTGTTCCGGCGCGGGATCGCGAGCCCGGAGAACTCAACGTGCTCTACCTCGGCAACCACGGAGAGAGCCAGGGACTGGAGACCGTGATCCAGGCGGCTGCCCTGGTGCGGGAGGGGCCGGAGCGGATCGCCGTGCGCTTCGTCGGATCGGGCACCCAGCGCGATGCCCTGTCTGTCCTGAATGAGTCCCTCGGCGCCCCGGTCACCATGATGGACGCGGTGCACGGAGCCGGTTTGCGCGCCCAATACGCCTGGGCGGACACCTGCCTGGTGAGCCTGCGCCCGGACTGGCCGAGTTTCGACTGGACCATTCCGTCCAAGACGTATGAGCTGCTGGCCGTGGGCCGGCACGTCACCGGGGTGGTCACGGGCGAGGCCGCCCGCGTGCTGGTGGAGTCCGGCGCGGCCAGCATCGTGCCAGCCGATGCCGCCTCCCTGGCGGCACACTGGCGGCACCTCGCCGCCCGCCCGGAGAGCACGAAGGTGGACGGCCGGGGCCGGGACTGGGTGCATCGCCACGCCGACCTGCCCGAGCTCGGCCGGCGCTTCGTCGGACTTGCCCGAGAGACCGTGCTGCGCCGTGGCCCACGGGCCACGGCCTATAATCGCCACTGA
- the wecC gene encoding UDP-N-acetyl-D-mannosamine dehydrogenase, with the protein MTEISSVAVIGLGYIGLPTAAILAGSGLRVHGVDVNQHTVDAVNAGSVPFVEPDLDRFVQKAVAEGLLSASTQTPAADAYIVAVPTPFHADKSPDLSYIEAAGRNLAPQLRGGELVILESTSPPGATERLAEVIHEARPDLGEAGTLMFAHCPERVLPGKVMTELVTNDRIVGGSSKAAAETAKGLYETFCRGEILLTNLRTAEMAKLVENSFRDVNIAFANELSMISRDLDIDVWELIELANHHPRVNILQPGPGVGGHCIAVDPWFIVDAAPSAARIIRSAREVNDSKPEWVIDQVKVKAFDVQQATRRAPVVAALGLAFKPNIDDLRESPALNIAVAMAEQFTGSTILAVEPHVDELPASLAGRDNVELVDPEAAIERADIVVLLVDHAAFADLKPLAAGKHVVDTRGQWREARVL; encoded by the coding sequence ATGACTGAGATTTCCAGCGTTGCCGTGATCGGCCTGGGCTACATCGGATTGCCGACGGCGGCCATCCTCGCGGGGAGCGGGCTCCGTGTCCATGGGGTGGACGTGAACCAGCACACGGTCGATGCGGTCAATGCGGGATCAGTCCCGTTCGTGGAGCCGGACCTGGACCGGTTCGTGCAGAAGGCGGTCGCCGAGGGGTTGCTGTCCGCCTCGACCCAGACCCCGGCCGCGGACGCCTACATCGTGGCGGTGCCCACTCCCTTCCACGCGGACAAGTCCCCGGACCTGTCCTACATCGAGGCCGCCGGGCGGAACCTTGCCCCGCAGTTGCGCGGTGGCGAACTGGTCATCCTCGAGTCGACCTCGCCGCCCGGGGCGACCGAGCGCCTGGCCGAGGTCATCCACGAGGCGCGTCCGGACCTGGGCGAGGCCGGGACCTTGATGTTCGCTCACTGCCCGGAGCGGGTACTGCCGGGCAAGGTCATGACCGAGCTGGTCACCAACGACCGCATCGTGGGCGGGTCCAGCAAGGCCGCCGCCGAGACCGCGAAGGGCCTGTATGAGACGTTCTGCCGCGGAGAGATCCTGTTGACGAACCTGCGGACAGCCGAGATGGCCAAGCTCGTGGAGAACTCCTTCCGGGATGTGAACATCGCCTTCGCCAACGAGTTGTCGATGATCAGCCGGGACCTGGACATCGATGTCTGGGAGCTGATCGAGTTGGCCAACCACCACCCGCGGGTCAACATCCTGCAGCCTGGCCCGGGTGTGGGCGGGCACTGCATCGCCGTGGACCCGTGGTTCATCGTGGACGCTGCCCCGAGTGCTGCGCGGATCATCCGCAGCGCCCGTGAGGTCAACGATTCCAAGCCCGAGTGGGTCATCGACCAGGTCAAGGTCAAGGCGTTCGACGTGCAGCAGGCGACCAGACGGGCTCCGGTGGTCGCGGCCCTGGGCCTGGCGTTCAAGCCGAACATCGATGATCTGCGGGAGTCCCCGGCCCTGAACATCGCCGTGGCCATGGCCGAGCAGTTCACCGGCAGCACGATCCTGGCCGTGGAACCGCACGTGGACGAGCTGCCGGCCTCCCTGGCCGGCCGGGACAACGTGGAATTGGTGGATCCGGAGGCCGCGATCGAACGTGCCGACATCGTGGTGCTGCTGGTGGACCACGCCGCGTTCGCCGACCTCAAGCCGCTGGCCGCGGGCAAGCACGTGGTGGACACCCGGGGCCAGTGGCGCGAGGCCCGCGTCCTCTGA
- a CDS encoding polysaccharide pyruvyl transferase family protein produces MSHESAPSHPNQEASRHRVVLVRRRGSRHQTRDAGILRALHLLGHTVFDLDLRLHPACLVPEPGTADQCFDHDPVEAVFRRQAPDIVLMADDGLVPSESTSAFFAQHGIVAVALSDDVPGDAAEHGLEALFGDLRSAGLVRPGETPLPRTVLFSGYYGAGNRGDELLLDTLVSHLQDTLPGFQPVVAGSKPAVVEREHGVQSLARADLEAGEEYAERASSLVLGPGGHWHDYSIKLAGGAAGIFRGAHVSPAHMAQLPLLVSAYGGAVHVRGMGVGPLTDPAARAAVNLTGRLARTITVRDHESAGLLEPMSEAWPAAVEVSPDVVYGLALPSPGTGTVPESLPDRYLAVNLRPWSDHPDRRRELHKILLDTARDHGLAIVGVPMQSTDEAALRDLAATAEASGSGVAVTVVPAGIDLPGFLEVLRGAEALVAMRLHANLLMHRLRRPTVGLVYDPKVGSHFAELGRSEWALDLAVAGADLRDALDRLLRDGELPPATHALVDGLEERARGELDRLTETLASDPLRIPDPAWVRYPAPAAKKPPQKSPAAPAATTTPTPATKAPATSETTAASRPLQPVWRRAARRIYRGVRRRLR; encoded by the coding sequence GTGAGTCACGAGTCGGCCCCGAGCCATCCGAACCAGGAGGCCTCCCGGCACCGCGTGGTGCTGGTCCGCCGCCGCGGTTCGCGCCACCAGACCCGGGACGCCGGCATCCTCCGGGCCCTCCACCTGCTGGGTCATACCGTCTTCGACCTCGATCTCCGACTGCACCCGGCCTGCCTGGTCCCGGAGCCCGGAACCGCGGACCAGTGCTTCGACCACGATCCCGTGGAGGCGGTCTTCCGGCGCCAGGCACCGGACATCGTCCTGATGGCCGACGACGGCCTGGTCCCCTCGGAGTCGACGTCCGCCTTCTTCGCGCAGCACGGAATCGTGGCCGTCGCCCTGAGCGACGACGTCCCGGGCGATGCCGCTGAGCACGGCCTTGAGGCACTCTTCGGAGACCTCCGGTCGGCCGGGCTCGTGCGGCCGGGGGAGACGCCCCTGCCGCGCACCGTCCTGTTCTCGGGCTACTACGGTGCAGGCAACCGCGGGGATGAGCTGCTCCTGGACACCTTGGTGTCCCATCTGCAGGACACGCTGCCCGGGTTCCAGCCGGTCGTCGCCGGTTCGAAGCCCGCGGTCGTGGAGCGCGAGCACGGGGTCCAGTCCCTGGCCCGCGCCGACCTCGAGGCCGGTGAGGAGTATGCCGAGCGGGCCTCCTCCCTGGTCCTGGGCCCAGGAGGCCACTGGCACGACTACTCCATCAAGCTGGCGGGCGGGGCGGCCGGCATTTTCCGTGGCGCCCACGTCTCCCCCGCACACATGGCCCAGTTGCCCCTGCTCGTCAGCGCCTACGGCGGCGCGGTCCACGTGCGCGGCATGGGGGTCGGCCCGTTGACGGACCCCGCGGCACGCGCCGCCGTCAACCTGACGGGCCGCCTGGCCCGCACCATCACGGTTCGCGACCATGAGTCTGCAGGACTCCTGGAACCGATGTCCGAGGCCTGGCCGGCCGCCGTCGAGGTCTCTCCGGACGTCGTCTACGGGTTGGCCCTGCCCTCCCCGGGCACCGGGACGGTGCCGGAGTCCCTGCCGGACCGGTACCTCGCCGTGAATCTCCGGCCCTGGTCCGACCACCCGGACCGGCGCCGTGAACTGCACAAGATCCTGCTCGACACCGCACGGGACCACGGTCTCGCGATCGTGGGCGTCCCGATGCAGTCCACCGACGAGGCCGCCCTGCGAGATCTGGCGGCGACAGCCGAGGCGTCAGGATCCGGGGTCGCTGTCACGGTGGTACCCGCGGGGATCGACCTGCCGGGGTTCCTGGAGGTCCTGCGCGGTGCCGAGGCACTGGTCGCCATGCGGTTGCATGCCAATCTGCTGATGCACCGGTTGCGCCGCCCCACCGTGGGTCTCGTCTACGACCCCAAGGTCGGCTCCCACTTCGCCGAATTGGGCCGGTCGGAATGGGCGCTGGATCTCGCGGTCGCCGGAGCCGACCTGCGGGATGCGCTCGACCGCCTGTTGCGGGACGGGGAGCTGCCCCCGGCGACCCACGCGCTCGTGGACGGGCTGGAGGAGCGCGCCCGCGGGGAGCTGGACCGGCTCACCGAGACGCTGGCGTCCGATCCACTGCGGATTCCGGATCCAGCCTGGGTCCGGTACCCGGCGCCCGCCGCGAAGAAGCCCCCACAGAAGTCACCAGCGGCACCGGCCGCAACCACAACCCCAACCCCCGCGACGAAAGCCCCCGCGACGTCAGAGACCACGGCTGCGTCCCGACCGCTTCAGCCGGTGTGGCGGCGGGCGGCCCGCCGGATCTACCGCGGAGTGCGGCGCCGGCTGCGCTGA